A stretch of DNA from Labeo rohita strain BAU-BD-2019 unplaced genomic scaffold, IGBB_LRoh.1.0 scaffold_1402, whole genome shotgun sequence:
GCACAAATGTCATGAAAACAGCTTGCAGATGAATTCTGGACTTATTCACTGGCAGATTCTTCAGCATCATTATACAGTTTCCTGGTGTCCATTTTAGTGACACTGTCCTTCAATACTTCTTCAGCTAATGGACTGCAGAGAATTGATTGATAATCGTCACAATTTGTGAGGATCACTGACATTACAGTCTGATATTGCTTTGATTGTGTTTAAAGTGGTGAAGAAGCTCAGAAAATCCCTTCCTGGAGTTACATAATTcactgaaaaaagacatttgttcCATGCAGCATGGATGAGAAAACGAATTACCAATGGAGCAAAAGTATGGAGTCTCTTTTGTGATATGCCAAATTCAGGAATCACAGTCAACACAACTAGCCTGGgatgttttattaactttaTGTCATCCGACACACCAGTACTccactattcatttttttttactggaaagCTGAAGTGAATTTTTTCATTTACTGGTTAAAGGCTAATAGGATTCACCCATACCTCTTATTCCTGGAcacttaaaaaacttaaaataatacaaaattaattgaTACAGAAAGTACATTCATGCAATGTATGTGTAATTAACATTCTGTGTGTGTacaaaagtacataaataaatacatttactattGTGTACTacataaaactatttaaatgtgtctgtctgtgtattatacttatttatttatattctagTCTATTagtaactaataaaaaaattgtgccTTAGATGCTGTGGACCTCAGTGGAATTGCAAATTTCGTAAGGCATCATTGCAACTCTACAATTCCTCTTGTGAAACCAAGAAGTTGTACTCTGAGAATTTGTGGGCTGGAAGAAACAGTGTTTGAAGGGGATGAAGAACAGCTTGAAACATGGAAAGATTATTACCTGCCAGAAAGGATGGAAATGGAGGTGATTGGTGTCATTGATGACTTCCCATGTGATGCATTCGGTCTGCAGTTGGTGCTTTTGTTGGGTGAAGATGGAAGGGTCTTTGCCTGTGAGGATGAGCTTTTGCACCTCGTAGCCAGAAATTTGAGAGACCTGTTCCAGTGCAAAATGGTTTTCCCTGGAATAGAGATCTTCAAGCTTGGAGAATGTTTTGAAGAGCCGGTGAGGTCATATAcagtacattatatatttattctttattcttaCATGTATACTAACATTTCACTGAACAAGAAGTTTATACTGAGGGGTTTACAATTTGGACACATTGTTGGCCATTACTttccctgttttatttttaaaatgaccgTAGTTTCAAACAAACCCAAAGCAAGATTGATTGTTGCAATACCAAGCAACACTCCATAAtgaattcatatttttgaatcagttaaatctgttttttaatcAGGTGAATGATTGATAAAACAGTCACTTGATGCTAAAAAGACTGACAATTTGTGTAGAATGGacagataaaaataatgttaagtgTAGTAACACAATCAGTGAAAAGTTCTTGTGCTGTATTGGAAACGCCACTCAGCCTATCAGTAAGCTATAATAAATTAGTAAGAAGATTAAACCATAACACTGAACATTCTAAATACTAGATTCCAGATATTTTATGATGGTGAATATCTAGACATTTGCAAAAGGTATCTGTTACTTATGTTAATTATATCCAATGTTTATGCATATTCTTGTGTTTGTTGCTCAGACTGAGGAAGAATATCTTGAAATGATGGAAAGTGAAGATATCaaagaaatgaagaaattaCACATGGAGTACAGAGAATCTCTGGAGCTTGAATTGCTGAACACTATGAATGAAATCGCACAGAGTCGTAACGTAAGATTGTtcttttacatgtatttattgccATTAATTTAAatggtataataataataataacaataataatgtttactAAGTTCAGCCACCCCTCCTTTTTTGGAAAACAGGAtgataaacaaaaacaagtggTTTCAGAGGATTTCACTTCAAGCACAAAACAAAGATTTCAAGAAAATTCATCAATATGCAGTTGCAAGGTGGAAAACAGAGAAAAGGTTTGGTACAATCAATGTCATTACAGGGCTTTTTGCCTATCAAGCCATGGGCTTGTTGTGTAAAATTACATGAATCCAGTTGAAATGAATCTTGATCTTCTGCTCTTTCAGAATGCATTCAGACTTATGTCttgtaaacaacatttaattctgaaatatttttcagtgtctaaagtttattaataaaatacagtacatactTCTTCCATTAGCTGAAGAGATTTTATTAGAGTGGCTTCATCAGGTGGTGTTGATTTCCTGGGAAATGACAAGGTTACATACAGCAAATTCATCTTctgacatttcatttttctccaACTTTGTGCTCCTTGCCTGAATGCTGTTAAAGTGGGACATTTAAACCTAATCagctttattctttattatttcattaaaaaaaaaaaaaaaaaaaaaaaaaaaaaaaaaacatgtgataaataaaaagagacATGTCATACTGAACTTGGGTAAATGAAATACAATTGTGTATATTGTAAATGTGATATATTTTGACCTGatattttgtatcattttttttatgtgaattattttattatgcagCCCTGGGGTGGTTCCATTAACCAAGAGTGCATTGCCATTTGCAAACTGAAAAGGTGTATTATTGGTAAATTATTAGATGTCATAAAACAATCCCTAGACATGTAGCAGATAAGATTAATatcatgtatatttatttttattggtaaACTGATCCAGTCACTATAACAATAAACAGTGTATTTCAGAATccattaaggaaaaaaaaatagagtcaGGAGAAAAGGAAGGACAAGTCAGTGGACCAGTTAATctgaatttaaaatagttaatttcATAAGACAAAGTTTTATTATGTATCttagaaattacattaaaagcTAAAAATTTTTACATTCATTCTGGACCTTTTAGGACATTTCAGTGGTATGCATGTACAGGAGTCAGATTGAATTTTTTCACAGTAATCTCATATTATCTCAAGTGCAGTGAAGAgtatttttaaagtacattgttgccaaagcaacaaaataatacaaataaaataaaaaaaaaataaaaaaaaaaacatgttaatggagctacataaaaaagaaaaacaaagaaatacagCTGTTGTCCTTGCACAGAGTTGGCAGTCCAAATTTTGCTGCTAGTGGGGAttctgtatgtatttgtgaGTTTGTAGAACCCATAAATGAATGTTTCAAAAATGGTTTGTGTAGATCACAGTGCCTACctctgtatttttcttttctacTGTCTATATCTACAGTAAATGTACAATAATGTAGATAAACTGTGTAcagatctttattttttaactcaCCACCTGAAAGATGCATTTTACATTCATTGTAAAAcatacagaaaaagaaatattgttACCTACAGGTGCTTAAGTAAAGTATTCTATTGGTAAAACCACAATACATTATGCTTATATTATCAAGACAACACAACCAACACATCAACAATACAACTGTGTTTTTGTGGAACTATGGACATTcagcctttttaaaaaaatactttttattgaaaacaaatctCTCAAAATGGCTGCAAAGAAGAAATTTATTATACAAAGatatctggaaaaaaaagacaagtaaAAAACATTCCCTTCAAACAGtaaataaggaaaaaaagagCAACACTTCAATTAGGTCtcataatatacatctttattttgcaataac
This window harbors:
- the LOC127158229 gene encoding uncharacterized protein LOC127158229, encoding MTTKSPEKIKEEFLSFIEEDAVDLSGIANFVRHHCNSTIPLVKPRSCTLRICGLEETVFEGDEEQLETWKDYYLPERMEMEVIGVIDDFPCDAFGLQLVLLLGEDGRVFACEDELLHLVARNLRDLFQCKMVFPGIEIFKLGECFEEPTEEEYLEMMESEDIKEMKKLHMEYRESLELELLNTMNEIAQSRNDDKQKQVVSEDFTSSTKQRFQENSSICSCKVENREKVWYNQCHYRAFCLSSHGLVV